A genomic segment from Geitlerinema sp. PCC 7407 encodes:
- the rpsB gene encoding 30S ribosomal protein S2 has translation MPVVSLAQLLEAGVHFGHQTRRWNPSMAPYIYTARNGVHIIDLVQTARCMEDAYQFMRTSAEQGKKFLFVGTKRQAAGIIAQEAQRCGAHYVNQRWLGGMLTNWATIKTRIERLKELERREETGALDLLPKKEASVLRRELEKLRKYLGGLRSMRKLPDIVVIVDQRREYNAVLECQKIGVPIVALLDTNCDPDVVDIPIPANDDAIRSIKLIVGKLADAIYEGRHGQLDAEEDYEDYEGAEEDYDYEESDASGDDEGADN, from the coding sequence ATGCCTGTTGTCTCTTTGGCTCAACTCCTAGAGGCTGGTGTTCACTTTGGTCACCAGACCCGCCGCTGGAATCCCAGCATGGCGCCTTACATCTACACCGCTCGCAACGGGGTCCACATCATCGACCTCGTGCAAACGGCTCGCTGCATGGAGGACGCCTACCAGTTCATGCGCACCAGCGCTGAGCAGGGCAAAAAGTTCCTGTTCGTCGGCACCAAGCGCCAAGCTGCGGGCATCATCGCCCAAGAAGCCCAGCGCTGCGGTGCTCACTACGTCAACCAGCGCTGGCTCGGTGGCATGCTCACCAACTGGGCAACCATCAAGACCCGGATCGAACGCCTCAAAGAGCTAGAGCGTCGCGAAGAAACCGGTGCTCTGGATCTTCTGCCCAAGAAAGAAGCATCTGTACTGCGCCGCGAACTTGAGAAGCTGCGCAAGTACCTGGGCGGTCTGCGCTCCATGCGCAAGCTGCCGGACATCGTCGTCATCGTCGACCAGCGCCGGGAATACAACGCCGTTCTGGAGTGCCAGAAAATTGGCGTGCCCATCGTGGCTCTGCTGGACACCAACTGCGATCCCGATGTGGTGGATATTCCCATCCCCGCTAATGACGACGCCATCCGCTCCATTAAGCTAATAGTGGGCAAGTTGGCAGACGCGATCTATGAAGGTCGCCACGGTCAACTGGACGCCGAAGAAGACTACGAAGACTACGAAGGCGCTGAAGAAGACTACGACTACGAAGAGAGCGACGCCTCGGGCGACGACGAAGGCGCTGACAACTAA
- the tsf gene encoding translation elongation factor Ts, with the protein MAEISAKLVKDLREKTGAGMMDCKKALKESGGDPVKAAEWLRQKGITSAEKKASRVAAEGLVGSYIHTGGRVGVLVEVNCETDFVARREEFQTLVRNVAMQIAACPNVEYVKVSDIPAEVAEREKQIEMGRDDLANKPENIREKIVVGRIEKRLKELALMDQPFIRDQSITVEELVKQAVSQLGENIQIRRFVRFVLGEGIEKEESNFAEEVAAQTGGKL; encoded by the coding sequence ATGGCAGAAATTTCGGCAAAGCTCGTCAAAGATCTGCGCGAAAAAACCGGCGCAGGCATGATGGACTGCAAAAAAGCCCTCAAGGAGTCCGGTGGCGACCCCGTGAAGGCTGCAGAATGGCTGCGGCAGAAGGGCATTACCTCTGCTGAGAAAAAAGCAAGCCGGGTGGCTGCCGAAGGTCTAGTCGGCAGCTACATTCACACGGGTGGCCGAGTGGGCGTGCTTGTGGAAGTGAACTGTGAAACGGACTTCGTGGCTCGCCGCGAAGAGTTCCAAACCCTGGTGCGCAACGTGGCGATGCAAATCGCGGCTTGCCCCAACGTGGAGTACGTGAAGGTCAGCGACATTCCCGCTGAAGTCGCTGAGCGCGAAAAGCAGATCGAAATGGGTCGCGATGACCTCGCGAACAAGCCGGAAAACATCCGCGAGAAAATCGTGGTGGGCCGGATCGAGAAGCGCCTCAAGGAACTGGCGCTGATGGATCAGCCTTTCATCCGCGATCAGAGCATCACGGTGGAAGAGCTGGTGAAGCAAGCCGTTTCTCAACTGGGCGAAAACATCCAGATCCGTCGCTTTGTGCGCTTTGTGCTGGGCGAGGGCATCGAGAAGGAAGAGAGTAACTTCGCTGAAGAAGTGGCAGCTCAGACCGGCGGCAAGCTCTAG